One Panicum virgatum strain AP13 chromosome 3N, P.virgatum_v5, whole genome shotgun sequence DNA segment encodes these proteins:
- the LOC120665012 gene encoding protein ACCELERATED CELL DEATH 6-like, which translates to MGSSGDGPVSSSSAAGGEWKLLLQLILGEEEGAAVAASLGRREVVCSPGEEPPSRHEIVINVPGDETCQVVVNVSPEGQATASSKQHDTGVVTEEPASVLHAVAAAGDRERHLRCASEIHGKAGHLLTTAAPRSKGDTPLHCAARAGNTRMVARLMELAGRGEQARGLARMRNARGETALHEAVRFAHLEMVGALTSEDGGGPELAQVDAHDGTSPLYLACSLGHSKIVRKLLEKGYKDPSCSGPHGQNALHAAVLQHDKDMTASLLHWKPELARQKDRQDGSTPLHFAASAPDISLQFSLFVFSASSLEYCSMGFYFLPPRCLTRIFEWAKLPLPQLLAADPTSAFQPDDHGCFPVHVAASADSMVPLIILLTRYPTCAGLRDPDGRTFLHIAVQKKRLNVVRFVCRWWGRPYSKSVVNVQDKNGDTALHMAVRDGELDMARWLIGNRHSQINLQNNAGRTPMDVANGGVKSGFYFGLTARRRILSMLNFADAVSGNRRRDRIPEYSLRLDEETESGKIKDFAQIVGIGSVLVATATFAAALTMPGGVWSPGDAADAGKKLAVAPPPLAGTPVLTGSYAFQGFVISNTLAFICSTLATFSLVYCGVAAVDIQKRIELVAFSLALLLCSARSFSAAFAFALYLLLANVEHGTAIASCVMTSLALLDGLWFLMASFNDMSAFLRRKTKATLFELGIGFLFNMVYLFWPYLVIAGFLSYEFVKRGAHAHH; encoded by the exons ATGGGGTCATCAGGTGACGGTCCCGTGTCCTCGAGCTCAGCAGCAGGAGGGGAATggaagctgctgctgcagctcatCCTGGGCGAGGAggaaggggcggcggtggcggcgtcgctGGGCCGTCGTGAGGTCGTCTGCAGCCCCGGGGAGGAGCCGCCCTCCCGCCACGAGATCGTCATCAACGTTCCCGGCGACGAGACCTGCCAAGTCGTCGTCAACGTCAGCCCTGAAGGCCAGGCCACTGCCAGCAGTAAGCAGCATGACACGGGCGTGGTGACGGAGGAGCCGGCCTCCGTGCTccacgcggtggcggccgccggcgacaggGAGCGGCACCTCAGGTGCGCGAGCGAGATCCACGGCAAGGCCGGCCACCTGctgacgacggcggcgcccagAAGCAAGGGGGACACGCCGCTGCACTGCGCCGCCAGGGCCGGGAACACCCGGATGGTCGCCCGCCTCATGGAGCTCGCCGGGCGCGGCGAGCAGGCGAGGGGCCTCGCGAGGATGCGGAACGCGCGCGGGGAGACGGCCCTGCACGAGGCCGTCCGCTTCGCGCACCTGGAGATGGTGGGCGCGCTGACGAGCGAGGACGGCGGGGGGCCGGAGCTCGCCCAGGTGGACGCGCACGACGGCACCTCGCCGCTCTACCTCGCCTGCTCGCTGGGCCACAGTAAGATTGTCCGGAAGCTTCTGGAGAAAGGTTACAAGGATCCGTCCTGCTCCGGCCCGCATGGACAGAATGCCTTGCACGCTGCTGTCCTACAACACGACAAAG ACATGACAGCGTCACTGCTCCACTGGAAACCGGAGCTTGCCAGGCAAAAGGACAGGCAGGATGGGAGCACGCCGCTGCACTTCGCCGCATCAGCGCCGGACATCTCCCTCCAATTCTCGCTCTTCGTTTTCTCGGCGAGCAGCCTGGAGTACTGCTCCATGGGCTTCTACTTCCTGCCTCCGAGATGCCTGACGAGGATATTCGAGTGGGCGAAGCTCCCGCTCCCCCAGCTGCTGGCAGCCGACCCGACCTCGGCGTTCCAGCCGGACGACCACGGGTGCTTCCCGGTGCACGTCGCCGCGTCGGCGGACAGCATGGTGCCCCTCATCATCCTGCTCACGAGGTACCCTACCTGCGCCGGGCTGCGCGACCCCGACGGGCGGACCTTCCTCCACATCGCGGTGCAGAAGAAGAGGTTAAATGTCGTGAGGTTCGTGTGCCGGTGGTGGGGGCGGCCCTACTCCAAGTCGGTGGTGAACGTGCAGGACAAGAACGGGGACACAGCCTTGCACATGGCCGTCCGTGACGGCGAGCTGGACATGGCCAGATGGCTCATCGGGAACAGGCATTCTCAGATAAACCTGCAGAACAACGCAGGGAGAACTCCCATGGATGTCGCCAACGGGGGAGTTAAATCCGGATTTTACTTCGGGCTG ACGGCACGTCGTAGGATTCTCAGCATGCTAAACTTCGCAGATGCCGTGAGCGGCAACCGCCGGCGGGATCGGATACCGGAGTACAGCCTCCGTCTCGACGAGGAAACAGAATCCGGGAAGATCAAGGATTTCGCGCAGATCGTGGGCATCGGCTCCGTGCTCGTCGCCACGGCCACATTCGCGGCAGCTCTGACCATGCCCGGGGGCGTGTGGAGCCCCGGCGACGCTGCGGATGCGGGCAAGAAACTGGCCGTCGCGCCCCCGCCGCTGGCCGGGACGCCGGTGCTTACCGGCTCCTACGCCTTCCAGGGCTTCGTGATCTCCAACACTCTGGCGTTCATCTGCTCCACCCTAGCCACCTTCAGCCTGGTCTACTGCGGGGTTGCCGCCGTCGACATCCAGAAGCGGATCGAGCTGGTGGCCTTCTCCCTGGCGCTGCTGCTCTGCTCGGCGCGAAGCTTCAGCGCCGCCTTCGCCTTCGCCCTCTACCTGCTGCTCGCCAATGTGGAGCACGGGACGGCCATTGCGTCCTGCGTCATGACATCTCTCGCGCTGCTCGACGGGCTCTGGTTTCTCATGGCGAGCTTCAACGACATGTCTGCATTTCTTAGGAGGAAGACCAAAGCCACGTTGTTCGAACTGGGAATTGGGTTCCTATTCAACATGGTATATCTCTTCTGGCCCTACCTCGTAATCGCCGGCTTCTTGTCGTATGAGTTCGTGAAAAGGGGAGCCCATGCCCATCACTGA